GCGCCCGCATCGTGGTTGCGGATGAGCCGGTCTCGGCGCTGGATGTGTCGGTGCAGGCCGCGGTCACCGATCTGCTGATGGAAATCCAGCGCAAGGAGAAGACAACGCTCCTGTTCATCTCCCATGACCTCAGCATCGTGCGCTATCTCAGCGACCGGGTGATGGTGATGTACCTCGGCCATGTGGTTGAGCTGGGCACCACAGATCAGGTCTTTGCCCCCCCCTATCACCCCTATACCGAGGCGCTGCTGAGCGCGGTGCCGATTGCCGATACATCGGTTGAGAAGCGCCACATCGTGCTGGAAGGCGATATCCCGTCGGCGATGAACCCGCCGCCCGGATGCCCGTTCCAGACCCGCTGTCGCTGGAAATCCAAGGTCGCAGACGGTCTCTGCGAGAGAGAGGTTCCACCGGTGCGCACTCTGGACGGCGGTCATCAGGTGAAATGCCACCTCAGCGATTCCGATCTGACAGAAATGGAACCGGTCATAAAAATCGCCGCCGAGTGATCGGCGGCGCTGCTTGACCTGTCCTGAACCGGGGCGGTTGGCCGGGTTATCCCAGCAGCAGCATCACGATGATCAGCAGGTTCATCGACGCAAACTGCATCAGGCGCGGCATGTCATGACGGCGCAGAATGGCATAGGCTGCCAGCGCCAGTGACAAGCCCGCTCCAGCAAGAGACGCGCCACCAATCAGCAGGCCGGTCAGGCCGGTATTCGGCCCCCAGGGCGCACCGGGCGTGTAGATCCCCTTGAGACCAACACCGATCAGAATACCCAAAATGGCGCCCGCCAGGGTGAATTCCACCCCACGCACCGCCAGCGGAGGACGGTCGGCCATCACACTGTCAACGATCTGTGGCGACGGCCCGGACTGGGGCTGCCACTGCATCTGGGTAAGACGTTCGTCAAAGCGTTTGAAAGACACCGGGATATTCCTCTTCTGAAGCTTCAGAATAGTTGCCAAGAGATTAAGGCAACTTTCTGGCAGACAGACGGAGTTAACGCGGCATTAAGGAAGATTATCAGCAGATTAACGCCGATCCCCGGCCCAATCGGCAATGCGCTGCCGAAACAACGGCAAAAGATTAGGGGTAATCAGAAAAAACGCCCGCCACATCAGGCCGTTTTCAACTCAGATCGCTTCGCAAGGATCATATTCCACGCGCCACTCCCACCCGACACCGATGGGCGTGTTTCCGCGACCGTCTGGCAGGCAGGTATCAGCTGCCCCAGATCTTCTTCACGTAATTCTGGGTTTCGCGGTAGGGCGGCACGCCGCCATGTTTGCGCACCGCCTCAGGGCCTGCGTTATACGCCGCCAGCGCCAGACGCCAGGAGCCGAACTTGCGGTATTGTCGCGCCAGATAGCGCGCACCACCGTCCAGATTCTGCTTCGGATCGCTGGCATCTACCCCCAGAGCCTTCGCTGTGGCGGGCATCAGCTGCGCCAGCCCCAACGCCCCCTTGTGGGATTTTGCAGTCGGGTTCCAGCCGCTCTCCTGCTGCACCAGTCGCAGGAACAGATCCTCGGGCACGCCATGTTTCTGCGCCGCTGCCCGCGCGACGTTCAGATATTTTCCACGGTATTTGCCACTATACGGGAGGCTGCCGTATTTCGACGGCGTGTGAATGGTCGGCGGCTGCAGGCGGATCGAATTCTTGTACTGCCCAGACGCACGTTCATCCAGCACCCGCGCCTGCGAGGCGAACAGCTTGCGCTGGCTCTTTGTGCTGAACATATCTGCCGTTGCAATCTGACCCGACAGAACCCCGGTCACCGCAACCCCCACCAACAGTTTACGCATTAAAAACGCCTTGCCCCGTCCCCGGTTTCCCTGTCCTTGATTGCGCGAAACTATAGCCGGATTGACTAAAAAGAAAAGCACCTTCGCATATTCCCGTCAGCCAGCGCCCTGCCCCCGCTGCGCGCCTGCGCAAAATCTGTGGATGACCCCAGATATCGGGGCCAGCCGACTTTCATGTGGCGACCTTGGGCGGTACTGTGGCCGCCAACCCGGCGCGACCAGATTCGGACCGGACAGATTTCATACCCCGACGGGGCCGCAGAAACCGCTGAGCTGGAGGGGTAGACCACCCGGCTTCTGCGGATTTTCGCGCCTCCGAACGACCAGACCAAGAGGACAGACCCATGGCAGGCTCAGTCAACAAAGTAATCCTGATCGGCAACCTCGGCCGTGATCCCGAAGTGCGCAGTTTCCAGAACGGCGGCAAGGTCTGCAACCTGCGGATCGCCACCTCCGAGACCTGGAAAGACCGCAACACCGGCGAGCGGCGCGAAAAAACCGAATGGCATTCGGTCGCGATCTTCTCCGAAGGTCTGGTGCGCGTGGCAGAACAATATCTGCGCAAAGGCTCCAAGGTCTATATTGAGGGCCAGTTGCAAACTCGTAAATGGCAGGACCAGAGCGGCCAGGACCGCTATTCAACCGAAGTCGTGCTACAGGGCATCGGCGGGACGCTGACCATGCTCGATGGCCGCAATGAAGGTGGTCAGGGCGGCGGCCAGGGCGGCGGCAGCTACGGTGGTGGCAGCGGCGGCGGCTATGGTGGTGGCGGTGGTGGCTACGACAGCGGTCAGGGTGGCGGCAATCAGGGCGGTGGCTTTGGCGGCGGCAGCCAGGGCGGCGCCTCGCACAACATCGACGATGACGAAATTCCGTTCTAAAGACGAATCACACATCCGCCAGGGCGAAGACCCCTTGGCGAATACACGTATAGTGTGCAGATCCAGACCGGATCTGCACATTTTTTACAATTACTCTGAGTTCTCATAGGGATAGCCCCAGAGATTTCAACAAGGTCACCCGCCTTTAAAATATGGGTCTTTTGAATGCATCTTCTATTTGAATCGCTCACGCGCGCTGCAAATACACATTCTATTAGCATCTCAAACTTAGCGTTTTGTGGAGTAATAACGTTACGCCGGAGCGCCGAGTATGATCACCCGCCTGTTACAGCATATGTCCATCCGGACCAAAATCCTGACTCTTGTCGGAATTCCCCTTCTGATTATCATCGGGATGTCCGGAGCGGTGTTATATACGCTGAACAAACGCGCCAGCTTTGACACCACGCTGACGCAGGACATCATGATCACTGCAGAGGAACTCGTCCACAATCTGCAGCTCGAACGTGGCATGTCCTCGGCGTTTCTGACCGGTGATGCGTCTGCCATCCCGCAGGCCTTGACCGATCAGCGACAAAAAGCACAGGATCTGCGCATCCATATGCTTGAGGTGATGGAAAACGCAGATCTGTCACAACTGCATGAAAACACCCGAATCTTCGTCGAACTGGCCCATGATGAGCTGGAAGCCTTGGATGACATCCGCATTCAGGTAAAAAACCGTAGCATCAGCGCACCCGAAATGATCGATTTCTACACCGATCTGAACATCCATCTGCTGGAAACCGCACTGGCGTTCGAAGTGCTCGTCCCCAATACTGAGCTGGCAGAACGCGCGATGGCCTTCACCTATTTTCAGATGGCCAAGGATGCCTACGGTATTCAACGCACAATCGGCGCCGAAGGGTTTGCAAAGGGTTGGAGCGACAGCCTGCGCACCCGCATGACCATATCATATTTGCAGTCAAAAGAGAGAATGCGCGTGTTCCACGAGCTCTCGGACAGCAAGAGCGTACATCTCTTCGATGAACGCGCCGAGGGTGAGATCTATCAGGCCTTTGCCAAAATTCGCGCGGATGTCTTCGCCAATGTCCCGCCTGAGAACGTAACTTCGGAGCAGTGGCTCAAGATTGCCACCGGCGCGTTCACCGTCGTCAAAGACGTCGAGACCCAGATCCGCGATGAGCTCATAGCCGATTTCCAGGCCTTCGACGCTTTTAACAAAAACGCCTTCTACCAGACGCTGACCGGCCTATCCGTGGTTCTCGTACTGATCAGCCTTGCCGCGTTGCTCATTGCCCGCGACATTGCAGGCGGTGTACGGATGGTGACCACCGGCCTGGAGCAGATCACCTCCGGTGATCTGGATGTCACCATCTCCGGAAAATCCCGCAAGGATGAGATCGGCAATATCGCGCGGCAGGCGGAAACCCTGCGCGGGCACGCCGTGGAAAAACGCGCAGCCGACGATCAGCTTGATCGCGCCATGGAGGAGCAGAAACAGGTCTCCAACGCGATTGCAGAGGCGCTGCGTCAGCTCAGCCACAAGGTGCTGGTCTACCGGCTGGACGATGAATTCCCCGAGGATTTCAAAGGCTTGCGGATGGATTTCAACGATCTGGCTCAATCGCTGCAGGACGCTATGGACACCGTGCGCAGCGCCGCCTTGTCCGTGGGGGATGACAGCCAGACGATTGCCGCCAATATGGATGACCTGTCCCGCCGGACGGAATCGCAGGCCGCCGCGCTGGAACGCTCCACCCATGCGATGAACGAGATCACCACCAGCGTCGGTGAATCCGCCCGCAACGCCAAGGACGCCGAAACCATCGCAGGCACCACTCAGGACAAGGTCAACGATTGCGAAGAGATCGTGCAGAAAACAGTGACCGCGATGGAGGAGATCCGTACCTCCTCGGATGAGATTTCCCAGATCACCAAGGTGATTGAGGATATCGCCTTCCAGACCAACCTCCTGGCCCTCAACGCCGGGGTTGAGGCCGCCCGCGCCGGGGAGGCCGGGCGTGGCTTTGCCGTTGTCGCCAGCGAGGTGCAGCGCCTGGCGCAACGCTGCTCAGATGCGGTGTCGCAGATCGACGAGATCACCGCCCGCAGTTCGTCTCAGGTCAACACCGGCTCCACCCTTGTTGGCTCTGCCGGAACGGCGATGGCCGATGTCAGCACGCAGGTGAGCGCGATTTCCGAGCTGATCGTCTCCATCGCCAGGGGGTTGGATGCGCAGTCCTCACAGTTGAACGAAGTCAATCACGCCGTCGGCGAGATGGAGCAGATGACCCAGACAAACGCTGCCATGACCGAAGAAACCACCGCGTCCGCCACGCAGCTGTTCCAGCAGGCGCGCGAGCTGAACACCATGATCGGTGCCTTCCAGCTGGACGGCCCTGCCACCTCCTCGACACCGGAAGAGCTGGCAAGCGATGCTGAAATGGCCGCACAGATGGCTGGCACCCACGACGACACCTTCGATGATCCGGACGACGAATCCTGGGTGGCGTAACCGCCCCCTTACCTCGACCACGCTAAACGACACAGCCCCCGCGTTCTGCGGGGGCTGTTGTCCATTCAGAGGCTTCAACTGCGCGCCGTAACAAAGGCACGCAAGCAAATCTTCGCCCCGTCGTTCCTCTCGAAATTGCCGAGGAGACGCTGTCAGCTCTGTGCCAATGCGTCCCGCAGCACATCCAGCACCGCCGCCTGCGGCACATCCCCGGTAACGAAGGCCTGACCGATCCCCCGCGCGAGGATAAAGCGCAGCTGACCGTCGACCACTTTCTTGTCCTGACCCATCAGCGCCAGCAGCGCCTCGGCATCCGGCAGTTCGCCCGGGATATCGGCGAGGTCGGTCTTCATGCCCATCGCCTTCAGATGCGCCCGCACCCGGCTCGGATCTTCCTGGCTGCACAGACCCAGCCGCGCCGACAGCTCAAACGCCAGCGCACAGCCGATCGCAACCCCCTCGCCATGCAGCAGCCGGTCGCCATAGCCGGTTGCCGCCTCCAGCGCATGACAGAAGGTATGACCAAGGTTCAGGAGCGCGCGATCCCCCTGCTCGGTCTCATCGCGCACGACGATATCGGCCTTCATCTGCACCGAGCGTGTTACCGCCTCGACCCGTGCGGCCATATCGCCCGCTGCAAGCGCCGGGCCCTGCGCCTCCAGCCATTCAAAGAACTCCGCATCGCCAAGAAGCCCGTATTTCACCACCTCACCGTAGCCAGCCAGAAAATCGCGCGGGGTCAGCGTGCCCAGCAGCGCGGTGTCCGCCAGCACCAGCGAAGGCTGGTGAAAGGCGCCGATCAGGTTCTTGCCCTGCGGCGCATTGATGCCGGTTTTACCACCCACGGAACTGTCCACCTGCGCCAGCAGCGACGTCGGGATCTGCACAAACCGCACCCCGCGCCGCAAAACCGCCGCCGCAAAGCCTGCAAGATCGCCAATCACACCACCGCCAAAGGCGATGACAATGTCGCCGCGCTCCACTTTCTGCTCCAGCAGCCATTCCACCGCGCGGCTGAACTGTGGCCAGGCCTTGGTGCTTTCTCCCGGCGGCAGCGCCAGTGCATCCATCTCGATCCCGGCACTCGCCAGACCTGCGCGCAACCCCTCAAGGTGATGCGCCGCCACGGTTTCATCTGTCAGAACCGCCACCTTCGGACGGCGCAGCATCGGCGCCAGACGCGCCCCCGCATCCGCCAGCAGATCCGGCCCGATCACCACATCATATGCGCGCTCTCCCAGCGCCACATGCACGCTGCGTTCCAGCATTGCCTGCTCCATCACACCCACTCCGTCACACCCACTCAAGCACATCCGGGCGGGCGCGCAGCGCCTCGACAACCCGGTTCACCATTTCGTCAATCGACGCCTGCCCGTCCGACACCACCGTCAGATCCGCCTGCGCGTAATACGGCACCCGGTCATGATAGAGCGCCGACAGCGTCGCATGGGGGTCCTCGGTGCGCAGCAGCGGCCGGGTGTCGCGATGTTTCACCCGGTTCCACAGCACCTCAAGGTCCGCATTCAGCCAGATCGCCACCCCGCGCTCCGAGATGATCTGACGGTTTTCCTCCGCCAGAAATGCGCCGCCGCCGGTGGACAGTACGCCGCGTTCCTCATCCAGCAGCCGCCGGATCACCTGACGCTCCTTCTTTCGAAAGAACGGCTCGCCATCGCGGGCAAAGATTTCGGGGATCGTGCGGTTGGCCGCAGCCTCGATTTCATGGTCACTGTCCAGAAACGGGGCCTGCAGACGGGCCGCCAGGGCACGGCCCACCGCCGTCTTCCCTGCCCCCATCATGCCCACCATCACGATGGTTTTTTTCAGCGCACCGGGCACCCGGCGGTCACCCGCGCCACTGAGTGTTTGCTCTTTTTCGCTCATTCTTCAGTGAATGACGTGATATTGCTAAAAAGGCCATATATAACTTGCACAAAAGCCAAAGAAGCAGTGAGCGGACACCCATGGGGCGATTGATCAAATACTTCCTTTATTTAGTTGTTCTGGCAGCGATCGGTCTGGTGATCTATGCCTATGTGGGACCGTGGTTCGGGGCGGATTTCGACGCCCCCACCGCAGAGGTCCGCAAACCGGTGGTTCTGAATGCCGACTAGACAGCGGCGTGGTGAGTCGGCTCCGGCGGCTCTGCTTGCGCGCAGCCCCTCTGCCGGTGCAACCTTCCGACCAAATCGCCTGCTGAAACAGATGCTGGTGCTGGGCCTTGGTGTCGCGACATCCGGCTTTGCAGCTGCAGCCACCGCCCAGACACCCGCCGGTCCTGCGGCCTCACCTGTGGCGCAATCCGGACCGCCCAGCCCAGCGACCCCCCGCGAAACACCCCGCAGCGGCGCTGCCAAACCCGGCGACCCGCTCGCCGCCATCGACTGGCTGGCCACGCCTGCGCCCGATGCAGGGCTGCCGGGCACCGTCCTTCTGGAACCGCCCGTCGCAGGCTCCGCCCGACGCCCGGAGGTGACCGTCACCCCACTGGCCAGCCTTGTGGCGCCGATTGGTCTGGTCAAACCAGCCTCCACCGGCCTGCCCGTCGATCTCTGGCGCGGCAGCAACGCCGAGGCGCTCGCCACGCTGCTGGCCTCGGTCCCTGTGCGCAAATCCCCTGCGATGCAGTCGCTGATGTTCACCTTGCTGCTGTCAGAGACCCGCCCCCCGGTCGAGGGCGGCGAGCGGCTGTTGCTGGCACGGCTGGACCGGCTGATGGATCTGGGCGCACCAGACCCCGCACAGGCGCTGGCCGAGCAGGCCGGCCCCACCCGCAGCAAGGCGCGTTTCAAGCGCTGGTTTGACGCCACCCTGCTGACCGGCGATGAACAGCAGGCCTGCAGCGCACTGCAGGATCGACCGCATCTGGCGCCGGATTATGCCTCCCGGATCTTCTGTGCCGCCCGGCTTGGTGATTGGCCCACCGCCGCGCTGCTGCTGGAGGCCGCTCATGCGCTGGAACTGGTGGACAGTCGCCAGCTCGACCTCCTCGACCGGTTCCTGAACCCCGATGTGTTTGAGGACGCACCACCGCTGCGCGCACCAAAATCCCCGGATCCCCTGACGTTTCGCCTCTATGAAACCATTGGAGAGCGCCGCCCGACCAGCAACCTGCCGCGCGCCTTTGCAGCAGCGGATCTGCGCGACATTGCCGGCTGGAAGGCCCAACTCGAAGCGGCGGAGCGGCTGACCCGGATCGGTGCGCTGAACCCCAATCACCTGCTCGGGCTCTACACCGAACGCAGCCCCGCGGCCTCCGGCGGCATCTGGGACCGGGTCGCGGCGTTGCAACGTTTTGAAACCGCGCTGGAAACGGGCAGCGCCGAGGCGGTCAGCAAAACCCTGCCCAAGGTCTGGCGTGCCATGCAGACGGCGCAGATCGAAACCGCCTTTGCCGATCTCTTTGCCGATCAATTGGCGCGCATCCCGCTTGACGGTCAGGCCGCCAATCTGGCCTGGCGCATTCGCCTGCTCGCCCCAACTTATGAAACCGCCTCTCACAGCCCGCCCCCCTCGCAGGGACGCAGCGCCTTTGTCGCTGCCGTGGCACAGGGTGTGCCCACACAGGAGCTCGCCCGAAGCGGTGTCGAACAGGCCATCGCCGCCGCCTTTGCTACCGACAGTGCCGCACCGCGCAAACTGCAACGTCTGCTCGACAACGGCCAGCTGGGCGAGTCTATCCTGCGTGCGATGCAGCTCTTTGCGCAGGGCGCGGACGGCAATCTTGGCGATCTGACAGATGCGCTGGCCACCTTCCGTGCTGTCGGGCTGGAAGACACCGCCCGCCGCGCCGCCCTGCAGCTGTTGCTGCTGGACCACCGTTGATGGTTCCCGGCATGAAACGCGCTCACCCATGACCCCACCCGCCGCCCAATCAGCCAATACCCCGCAGGATGATCTGCAGTGGATCGCCACCTTTCTGGATGCGCAGGCTGCCGATCTGGGTGCCGCGCGCAATACGCTGCTCGCCTATGGTCGCGACCTGAAAGATGTGGCCAGTTGGCTTGGACATAAAAACCGCGCCTTTGGCAGTGCGACCCGCGATGATATCGAATCCTATCTGATCGCCTGCGATGCCGAAGGGCTGGCCCGCGCCACCCGCGCCCGCCGTCTCTCCGCAATCAAACAGATCTATCGCTTTGCCTTTGACGAAGGCTGGCGCAGTGACAATCCCGCCATCCAGATCAAAGGACCAGGACGCCAGAAGGCCCTGCCCAAGACGCTGGAGGTGATCGAGGTGGATCGCCTTCTGGATGCGGCGCGACAATCCGGCCGCAACCTTTCGGACCGGCTGCGCAACACCTGCATGATGGAGCTGCTCTATGCCACCGGCATGCGGGTGAGTGAGCTGGTCGGCCTGCCCGTCGCTGCCGCACGGGGCGATCCGCGCATGTTGCTGGTGCTGGGCAAGGGGGGCAAGGAACGGATGGTGCCCCTGTCGCCCCCTGCCCGCGACGCGCTGGCGGCTTGGCTCACCACGCGCGATGCCGCTGAGGAGGCCGCCGTGGCCAAAGGGGCCGCGCCCTCCCGCTTCCTGTTTCCCTCGCGCGGCAAATCCGGCCACCTGACCCGACATCGGTTTTATCTGCTGATCAAGGAGTTCGCCGTCGCCGGCGGCCTCCCGCCCGAGGCCGTGTCCCCCCATACTCTGCGCCACGCCTTTGCCACGCATCTTCTGACCAACGGGGCCGATCTGCGCGCCATTCAGGCGCTGCTGGGCCATGCCGATATTGCCACAACCGAGATTTACACCCATGTGCTGGACGCCCGGCTGAGTGAACTTGTGCTTGAACACCACCCGCTGGCCCGCAGGGACACCGGATCAGCCCAGCCCCTGCAGCAGGACGACGACGGGCCGACAGAATAATTGGCCCCAGATAATCGCCCCAAGGTGCGACAGCTCCGCACCTCCCTCTTGCGACAGCGCGACAGGCACCCCATAACCATGGGGATCTCAACATTTCTTTCGGGACTCTGATGGACAGCACCACGACCTTTGTCGATTCCACCTTCTGGACCACCGCCGGCGCGATTGTCTTCCTGCTGGTGCTCTCCGGTTGCTTCTCCGGCTCTGAAACCGCCCTGACCGCCGCCTCGCGCGGCAAACTGCGCACCCAGGCCGACAAGGGCTCCAACGGCGCCAAACGCGCCCTTGCCATCACCGAAGACAGCGAACGGCTGATCGGCTCGATCCTCTTGGGCAACAACCTGGTGAATATCCTTGCCACCTCGCTCGCGACCGCGCTGTTCACCCGCGCCCTCGGCGAAAGCGGTGTGGCGCTGGCGACGCTGGTCATGACCCTTCTGGTCCTGATCTTTGCCGAGGTACTGCCCAAAACCTACGCCATCTCCAACGCCGAAAAAGCCGCCGCCGCAGTTGCGCCTCCGATTGGCGTATTGGTCACGGTGCTGGCCCCGGTGGTGGGCGCCGTCCGTCTGCTGGTGCGCGGCGTGCTGCGGATCTTCGGTGTGCGGATCGACCCCGACAGCCACATCATGGCCGTGCGCGAGGAGATCGCCGGCGCCCTGCATCTGGGCCACTCCGAAGGCGTGGTTCAGAAAGAAGACCGGGACCGCATCCTCGGCGCGCTTGATCTCTCCGACCGCTTTGTTGAGGAGATCATGCTCCACCGGTCAAATATCGAAATGGTCGATGCCAATCTGGACCCCCAGAGGATCCTCGAACAATGCCTGACCTCGCCCCACACCCGCCTGCCGGTGTTCAAGGATGAACCGGAGAACATCATTGGCGTGCTCCATGCCAAGGATCTCCTGCGCGAAATGTATGCCCAGATCGGCGGCCCCGATGGCGATGCCTCCTTGCTGCGCAACTTCAACATCACCAGCGTGACCAAGCCGCCGTATTTCGTGCCGGAAACCACCACGCTTGATGATCAGATGCGCCAATTCCTGCGCGCCCGCACTCATTTTGCGCTGGTCGTTGATGAATACGGCACCCTGCAGGGATTGATCACACTGGAGGACATCCTTGAGGAAATCGTCGGTGAGATCACCGATGAATTCGACCCGGATGAGGAAACTGTGGTGAAGAAGACCAGCGATGGCAACTACCTCGTTGATGGCGCCACCACCATCCGCGACCTCAACCGCGCCACCGACTGGTCACTGCCCGATGATGAGGCCAACACGATTGCCGGTCTCGTCATCCATGAGGCCCAGACCATCCCCATCGTCGGACAGGTGTTCTCCTTCCATAATTTCCGCTTTGAGGTCACCGCCCGCGAGGGCAACCGCGTGACCGAATTGAAAATCCGCCCACTGCACTAACCCTGCCTCAGCGCCGGACAGATCAAAGGCCGCGGCCCCGCTGGGCGGCGGCCTTGTTGTTTTTGCCTCCCGCAACGCGAATTCACCGCCTGAGCGCCCATTCCCGACCGTGCATGTCGCAATTTCACTGGACTACTGAACACATCTGTCCAGAATGAAGCCAAATTGCCAGTGAGGGATGCAAGATGAAGACGACAACACGGGTAGCAGTGATCGGTGGCGGCGTTGTGGGCTGCTCGGTGCTCTATCACCTGACCAAGCTGGGCTGGTCCGATGTGATGCTCTTGGAACGCTCGGAACTCACCTCCGGCTCCACCTGGCACGCAGCCGGCGGCTTCCATACCCTCAATGGCGATACCAATATGGCCGCCCTTCAGGGCTATACCATCAAGTTATATAAAGAGCTGGAAGCGATCACCGGCATGTCCTGCGGCCTCCACCACGTTGGCGGCGTCACCCTGGCCGAAACTCAGGAACGCTTTGACATGTTGAAGGCAGAGCGCGCCAAACACCAGTTCATGGGGCTGGAAACCGAAATCGTCTCCCCCGAAGAAATCGCCAAAATCGCGCCCGTGACCAATATCGACGGCATTGTTGGCGGCCTCTATGATCCGCTCGACGGCCACCTCGACCCCTCCGGCACCACCCACGCCTACGCCAAGGCCGCGCGCATGGGCGGTGCCACGATTGAGACCCACTGCAAGGTGGTTGAAACCAACCAGCGCCCCGATGGCACCTGGGATGTGGTCACCGACAAGGGCACCATCCACGCCGAACACATCGTCAACGCCGGTGGTCTCTGGGCGCGCGAGGTCGGCGTCATGGCCGGGATCTACTTCCCACTGCACCCGATGGAACATCAGTATATCGTCACCGATGAAGTGCCGGAGATTGCCGGTATCATCGACGCAGGCGGCGAGCATCCGCATGTGATGGACCCCGCCGGTGAAAGCTATCTCAGACAAGAGGGGCGCGGCCTCTGCATCGGCTTTTACGAACAGCCCTGCAAACCCTGGGCCGTCGATGGCACCCCATGGAATTTTGGCCATGAGCTGCTGCCCGATGATTTCGACAAAATCGAGGACAGCATCGCCTTTGCCTACAACCGCTTTCCCGCGCTGGAACGCGCTGGTGTGAAATCAGTAATC
The nucleotide sequence above comes from Phaeobacter inhibens DSM 16374. Encoded proteins:
- a CDS encoding lytic transglycosylase domain-containing protein — protein: MRKLLVGVAVTGVLSGQIATADMFSTKSQRKLFASQARVLDERASGQYKNSIRLQPPTIHTPSKYGSLPYSGKYRGKYLNVARAAAQKHGVPEDLFLRLVQQESGWNPTAKSHKGALGLAQLMPATAKALGVDASDPKQNLDGGARYLARQYRKFGSWRLALAAYNAGPEAVRKHGGVPPYRETQNYVKKIWGS
- the ssb gene encoding single-stranded DNA-binding protein — protein: MAGSVNKVILIGNLGRDPEVRSFQNGGKVCNLRIATSETWKDRNTGERREKTEWHSVAIFSEGLVRVAEQYLRKGSKVYIEGQLQTRKWQDQSGQDRYSTEVVLQGIGGTLTMLDGRNEGGQGGGQGGGSYGGGSGGGYGGGGGGYDSGQGGGNQGGGFGGGSQGGASHNIDDDEIPF
- a CDS encoding methyl-accepting chemotaxis protein; its protein translation is MITRLLQHMSIRTKILTLVGIPLLIIIGMSGAVLYTLNKRASFDTTLTQDIMITAEELVHNLQLERGMSSAFLTGDASAIPQALTDQRQKAQDLRIHMLEVMENADLSQLHENTRIFVELAHDELEALDDIRIQVKNRSISAPEMIDFYTDLNIHLLETALAFEVLVPNTELAERAMAFTYFQMAKDAYGIQRTIGAEGFAKGWSDSLRTRMTISYLQSKERMRVFHELSDSKSVHLFDERAEGEIYQAFAKIRADVFANVPPENVTSEQWLKIATGAFTVVKDVETQIRDELIADFQAFDAFNKNAFYQTLTGLSVVLVLISLAALLIARDIAGGVRMVTTGLEQITSGDLDVTISGKSRKDEIGNIARQAETLRGHAVEKRAADDQLDRAMEEQKQVSNAIAEALRQLSHKVLVYRLDDEFPEDFKGLRMDFNDLAQSLQDAMDTVRSAALSVGDDSQTIAANMDDLSRRTESQAAALERSTHAMNEITTSVGESARNAKDAETIAGTTQDKVNDCEEIVQKTVTAMEEIRTSSDEISQITKVIEDIAFQTNLLALNAGVEAARAGEAGRGFAVVASEVQRLAQRCSDAVSQIDEITARSSSQVNTGSTLVGSAGTAMADVSTQVSAISELIVSIARGLDAQSSQLNEVNHAVGEMEQMTQTNAAMTEETTASATQLFQQARELNTMIGAFQLDGPATSSTPEELASDAEMAAQMAGTHDDTFDDPDDESWVA
- the aroB gene encoding 3-dehydroquinate synthase, which produces MERSVHVALGERAYDVVIGPDLLADAGARLAPMLRRPKVAVLTDETVAAHHLEGLRAGLASAGIEMDALALPPGESTKAWPQFSRAVEWLLEQKVERGDIVIAFGGGVIGDLAGFAAAVLRRGVRFVQIPTSLLAQVDSSVGGKTGINAPQGKNLIGAFHQPSLVLADTALLGTLTPRDFLAGYGEVVKYGLLGDAEFFEWLEAQGPALAAGDMAARVEAVTRSVQMKADIVVRDETEQGDRALLNLGHTFCHALEAATGYGDRLLHGEGVAIGCALAFELSARLGLCSQEDPSRVRAHLKAMGMKTDLADIPGELPDAEALLALMGQDKKVVDGQLRFILARGIGQAFVTGDVPQAAVLDVLRDALAQS
- a CDS encoding shikimate kinase, which produces MSEKEQTLSGAGDRRVPGALKKTIVMVGMMGAGKTAVGRALAARLQAPFLDSDHEIEAAANRTIPEIFARDGEPFFRKKERQVIRRLLDEERGVLSTGGGAFLAEENRQIISERGVAIWLNADLEVLWNRVKHRDTRPLLRTEDPHATLSALYHDRVPYYAQADLTVVSDGQASIDEMVNRVVEALRARPDVLEWV
- a CDS encoding site-specific tyrosine recombinase XerD; this translates as MTPPAAQSANTPQDDLQWIATFLDAQAADLGAARNTLLAYGRDLKDVASWLGHKNRAFGSATRDDIESYLIACDAEGLARATRARRLSAIKQIYRFAFDEGWRSDNPAIQIKGPGRQKALPKTLEVIEVDRLLDAARQSGRNLSDRLRNTCMMELLYATGMRVSELVGLPVAAARGDPRMLLVLGKGGKERMVPLSPPARDALAAWLTTRDAAEEAAVAKGAAPSRFLFPSRGKSGHLTRHRFYLLIKEFAVAGGLPPEAVSPHTLRHAFATHLLTNGADLRAIQALLGHADIATTEIYTHVLDARLSELVLEHHPLARRDTGSAQPLQQDDDGPTE
- a CDS encoding HlyC/CorC family transporter; its protein translation is MDSTTTFVDSTFWTTAGAIVFLLVLSGCFSGSETALTAASRGKLRTQADKGSNGAKRALAITEDSERLIGSILLGNNLVNILATSLATALFTRALGESGVALATLVMTLLVLIFAEVLPKTYAISNAEKAAAAVAPPIGVLVTVLAPVVGAVRLLVRGVLRIFGVRIDPDSHIMAVREEIAGALHLGHSEGVVQKEDRDRILGALDLSDRFVEEIMLHRSNIEMVDANLDPQRILEQCLTSPHTRLPVFKDEPENIIGVLHAKDLLREMYAQIGGPDGDASLLRNFNITSVTKPPYFVPETTTLDDQMRQFLRARTHFALVVDEYGTLQGLITLEDILEEIVGEITDEFDPDEETVVKKTSDGNYLVDGATTIRDLNRATDWSLPDDEANTIAGLVIHEAQTIPIVGQVFSFHNFRFEVTAREGNRVTELKIRPLH